One Mus pahari chromosome 10, PAHARI_EIJ_v1.1, whole genome shotgun sequence genomic window, CTCAGTTTCTAGCATTTCAGAATCCTCCTTCCTGCTAAAAAACTTGTCCAAATAGCTGGTGTAGGTGTTCTCCTTCTCCGCATGCTCGTCCTTCCTGACCTCACAACAAAACTGACTGATGAGGAAACACTCCTCCCCGCCACTCACAAACTGGCTGTCCCAGGACGACTGGTACAAGGCTTCCAGCTGGGCCAGGTTAGCCCTTCCCTTTTCCTGCTTTTCTCGGCTGACTGACTTGGATAACAGGCTTTTCAATTCTAGCTGGGACACTGAGCTGTTCAAGTCATTTAACTTGTCAACTACGTCAGCAGACTGATGCTGGGCACTGAGCTGAATGGTCCCTGCGATGAAAGAGTCAAAGTCAAAGCCTTggcccctctccctctcagccagctgctgggaTGCTTCCTCTAGCGCGATCTGCGCCTTGACCAACCCGTTCCTCTCACACTTGGACTTGCCTCTCTTATCggatttttctttgctttgctctttCCAGTTGGAAAGATCTATAATAAGCTTGGGCTCATAGTAATGGTTAACCTCGCTCTCCCTCCACACCAGGTTATCTAAGTATGATGACGACCTTGTTTTGTAGTTACAGGTGTGGCCACACTCCAGATCACAGTACTTGTTCTCATGGTGATCTGGGTACTGCCAGCAAGGCTCGGCAGAGTAGCTGGTGTCGAAGGCGGGATCCTCTAGATACTTCTCTCGGTCTCCATCCAAGTATTTTCGAGGATCAACTTGGACTTCTTCTTCATCGGTGACATCAGACAGAGCTCTTGGGTCAAGCTGAACCTCATCGATATCAAAGTTGTTATGAATAGGCCAGTCATGCTCCGAGAACTGACAATCGTGGTACCTGAAGCAAACACAGGCATTACTCCATGTGATGACTTCATTTCAAACGCAGTGTGCTCTCTGCAGAAACAGAGCGCTTTTCATTTGGCTACGTTTTTAAGAGAGCCTCACTTTGTACAGTCAGGCTGACCTCACACTGTGTCCGTCCTGCTCAGTCTTCCCAGCCCTGGGTTAGAGGTGgaccccaccacacccagctccgaGTGAGTGCTTTTAAGTAAAAGTACTATGCAGGGAGAACTGTATCAAGGGACAGAAAATGGGGTGAGCAAACAGATGGTGTATGCCATGCAGCCGAGGTGGCGGACCTTCCCTGAGAGCGGGAGCACAGGCAGCTGCCGTGGTAGAGCCCCTTCTTTCAAAACATGGAGACACAAGAACTGAAATCTCATGTGTGATTCCCAATCCTGTCTACAATCAAACCCCCTGAAGACTTTGACCCTGGCAGACTGTTATAGGAGGCACACCCAAAATTCAGAAACATCTAAAGGTGGCTGTGAAGAGCATCATTTTGGTGGGTGTCACCCAGTCAGTTCACAGTATGAGGACCACACACCTAAAGGCGGCTGTGGAGAGCACACAAGGCCTTTAATGGAACCCATCCTGAGCTTTTAAAGTATCGGAAAACAGTTACTTTTAGGTCATTTGGAAAATGAATTCAATTATCACATGTACAAGGAATCAAAATGTCTACTCATTGAGATATCTAGATCCGGGGGACAAAGGGCTTGTTTattacaaagccctgggttttagCCTCATGATGAAAAAGATTAGGTACatcatttaaacaatttttaaaaactttgaatGACTTTATACATCAGTAGTTTAAAATCAGATTTCAAGATGACTGCTTAAAAAACAgcacttttgtcatttttttcaccAATGCCTAGTGATGAACTCCATAAGAGCTATTTAATAAAGACGGCGACCTAACATAAACCCCAAAGGCATCATTTATGAAAATGTTAAGACATCTATAAAGAACACAACATATAGTACACTGAAAATTTAGTAAGTTATGTTTTTCTAACTTAGGATGAATTTACGTACCTTTCCCAGTTATAAATGTGACTATGTGTTTCATCCATAAGCAAAATGTCGTCCACTTCGTCTTCTATGTGGAAAGGATGGCTTGAGATGGGCTCATCCGTTGGGAAGGAGTAGATGCTCATGTAAGGGTGGGAGAGTGCTTCCTCAGCTGTCAGCCGGTCCATGGGGCTGAAGGTCAGAATCtgctccaggaaatccagtgctAAGTGGAGGAGGAGAGGTGCACCTGAGGACTGCTGAAGCGGTGCCCAGGCTCATTCAATACAACCTGTCTAGCTGGCCATGGGGGACGgggtgcacttttttttttttttttgctttccacacagggtttctttatgcagtgtgtagccctggctgtcctaaaactcactttgtagaccaggcaggtctcaaactcaaaaatccaacGGTTCAGGTTGgtggcacatctttaattccagcactcaggagacagaggaagtcagaACAAGGCCATCGCCACCAGCCAAGTCTAGACAGTGTGCCTGAGACCAGGAAAGCCACaaagtgagaccctctctcaagctAAGAAGACGTGTCGCCCACTTCTTACCACAGAACACAGAGCACCATAGCAAACAATTCATAAGAAAAAGTAGATTCCACTATTAAAAGGTATGCTAATTTTTGCTACAGAAATAAGACTTAAAAGGAAATCTCATATGCCCCTTTCTTTATAACTGGCCATAGTATTATGTTGACCCATATGAAATTGTTCTTTTTATCAGTAAAGAGTGGTCAAGTGGCAGCAATTTCATAGGGCTCAACCTGGATAGTTTTAAACCTACACCTCCCTGTTTCTCATTtaccagcatttgagaggtgcTCCTGAGTGGCTGGCTAAGAGTGTGTATCCTAGCAGATGGAGATGCTATGACAAGGCTGAGAATGTAAGAGCTAGCACTGAACTCAAGCTGTGAAAAATGAGTCAAAGCCCGGCTAGAAATCTGTAATAACCACTGAAGGGGATGCCTGCTGACATTAAACACAGATGTCCCCTCTTAACggtgcatttatttattccttctgaGCACATCTGAGAAAACGGTGTCCATTTTTCTAATACTTGCCACTTCACACACAAATGTCAACCACACTGAAACCCAGGAGCGGATGATAGTAAGTGGATGCATGAATGAGAGATGAGGGTGTTCAGACTTTGCTTTCAGTGTGCCTGGAACCTGGTGCACACTACACAAGTTCTCCATCACTGAGCTCCACCCCAGCCCCAACCACAAACATCTTTGATTATAATTCTGACACCTTGATGTCTCTAGCACATGTGCAAGAGTGTGCACACCCAGTCTCAGTATGATGCTAGGGGTTAACCAGAGGCCCAAGCATGCCAGGCAAGAGGTCTATCTCTGAGCCAAACTCAgattgaagactttttttttccttttctaaaaaaaaaaaaaaaaagttacctcaTTACAGAAACCTACAGAAGTTAGACCTCTGAATAAGCATATCACTCCGTGGTGTTGAAAAATGAACTAGTTGAAGTTAGTTTCAGTTCTCACCAAGTTTCTAGGATACTCAAAACTGCACAAACTCTCACAGCTAGCACTGGACACTCTGGCACTACTGCACAGACTTACACGTTTGTTCAATTGGATTAATAAATACATGGTCGGACACTTTTGCTTGTACTTTGCTCTTCTGTCTTTGCCATGAAGACCTCTGCCCTCCCACGACTcaattctttttctaaattttggccagtgagatggctcgggAATGAAGATGCTTACTGCCAAgtcagacaacctgagtttgatctgatGGactctcatcatggaagctgacaatttttaaagatacaagtggtttttattttagaatatggCTTAACATCCCCCCTTAAaatatgggtgttctgcctgcatatatgtctgtgtatgactAGCATGCCTGATGCCCAGGGAGGCTAGAAGAAAAGGAATCAGGCTCCTTGGAATttaagttacagacagctgtaagccaccatgtgggtactggaattgaacctgggtcctctggactTGTGCTGTtattaaccactaagccatctataCAGCCcaatacaattattttaataagTCATATTCATAGGCATACCTGATTGGTGTCTAACAGTGACAGAACTCCATTACAGCTAATCTGGAACTAGTCATTTGACATGCTTACACACAGTAggtgggtgtactggctggttttgtgtgtcaacttgacacaggctggagttatcatagagaaaggagcttcagttggggaaatgcctccatgagatccagctgtaaggcattttctcaattagtgatcaagggtgggagggcccattgtgggtggtgccatccctggattggtagtcttgggttctataagaaagcaagttgaacaagccaggggaagcaagccagtaagtaacatccctccatggcctctacatcagctcctgcttcctgacctgcttgaattccagtcctgacttcctttggtgatcaacagcaatgtggaaagtgtaagctgaataaaccctttcctccccaactgcttcttggtcatgatgtttgtgcaggaatagaaaccctgactaagacagtgggaaATGGGGTTAGAATCAAGgaacgggggctggagagatggttcagccttttgttcttccagaggtcctgagttcaattcccagcaaccacatggtggctcacaaccatctgaaatagaatctgatgccctcttcaggtgtgtctgaggataactatagtgtactcatatggatataataaatacatcttaaaaaaaaaaattcaggggcTGGGTTATGTTTTCTAGACTCCAGGAAAGCAAAGACATGGACGCTAGCCTAAGGGCCAGGTCAGGAGCACAGTGCTGGAGTCCAAGGCCTGGGTCCATCTGAAGCCCTACAGACTCTAGGGAAAGAACACACCTCAAGATGGACGCAAGCTAAAGCCTCCACAGAGACATTCCAGTTACTCCAAAGTCACCATACCTTCTCGACTAATCCCCGGAAGCAGCTGAGTTAGCGGTCTGTGTGGCTCAGTCATGTCGTTTCTGATGTAAACTGGAATCACGCTGAGAAGCTCCTGCCGATCTTCCTCATGCACAACAGGGATAGACTCCAAGATCAGCTGCATCTGTTCAAGTTCATGTGCACCTGAGTGAAAGCAACACACCAAACTGTAAACACACCATCCACAGCTGCCCCTGTCTAGCAGTAAATACATCCTCAaaccctcccctgctctcccctcgCTGCGCTGTGTCTGGGCGTCCTTGGTGACCTGCTTTAAAGCCTAGGATAAGATGAGAAAGAGCGCAAGGAGGTTCATGTGTATGAtcaactttttttcctttcttaaataaAGGTGTCTTACTATTCAATTTGTAAATAAAACCCTTATCAAAATACTTGGGGACAACTAGTTATCCACAAGCAAAATAATGAACTTGAACCCCTGCCCTCACCTCACACACAATCCAACCCGAAACAAACCTGGTATAATGGAGACAGTGCACACCATTAAACCCgacactgagaaggcagaggtaggtggatctctgggagttcaaggccagcctagtatgCAGAGTTAGTTCTAATACAGCTaaggctatacatagaaaccctgtcatgaaaaaaaaaaaacaaaaacaaaaacaaaaaaaaaacaaaaaaaaaaccaagccaaaacaaaacaaacaaacaaaaacaagccaaaacgctttaaagaaaacatagaagtAAATATTGTGACCTTAGAGAGCAGTTTCTCAGATACATTAACACAAAAGATGCAAAAGCTGGCCTTCATCACAACTAAATGTTCTGTGCTTCAAAAGACAGTCATAAAAGGAAGACTCTGTATACAGcatggaagaaaatagaaattctgaTAAGAGACTCCATGTCCACAGTATACACAGAATTCTCATAAGAGCAAAGGACACCCAATTAAAAGGTAAACAAAGGATATGGCTATCTACAACGATATTAAGAGACTGGGCGTGGTAGCTCACACTCGTAATTCTAGCAgccaggaggcggaggcaggagaacTCATGAGGTCATACCCCGTGAGTTCAAGGGCTAACCTGAGCTCAGGTGTAAGATCCTACACCAACAAACAAGAGGTCAGGAAGCACACTGAGATGATCATGCTCGACAAAGACACACAATTCTTTAAAGTGCTGGTGAGGGTGCGGAGAAGGTAGAACCTTCACACTTCTCAGTGGCTGCTTTCAAAAACTGTCTAGTTTTCAAAAATTCAACAGAAGTTACCATGTGTCATCTAGCTGTCCTATGCCTGGGCTGTGTACCCATGAGAACTGAAAACATGCTCACACAGAAAATGGTACACAAACATTCACAGCAGTGCTGTTCACAAAAGCCAAAGAGTGAAAACCCAAACATCCACCAGCTAATGAATGGAAAGACAGTGCGGCCGACAGCACACGGCGCATGCACAGCATGAATGAGCCCAACAACACTGCCACGGCAAAGCAGCCCAATGCATGGTTTCATCCACATGCAATGGCCAAAACAGGCAACGCACAGCGAGAAGTAGCTGCAGGATCTGGGGAAACGGAACTAGCTATCTTCAGAAGGATGAGATGTCCTAAAATCAGACATAACCCCATAAATACACCGCGAACACACTGAACCACACACCCAACTTTCTGCAGTACTGGATTTGAACCAGAGGCTCCGTGAATCCAGGAACATCTCCGGCTGAAACTCGCTTTAAACGAGTGACTTGTGCGTTAGGTATACACATAAGTTTCCATAAGAATACTTGGCTTTTTCCTTGCTCCTTTAAGAGCTAATAGCTTCTTCATTGTGAGGACATTCAACAGTGAGTTTACCAAAAAAACTAGTGAGAATCAAATATGACTTAAGACAGGAGTGTGAATCCACAAAACACTAAAGTTTAGAAATAAGCTGTCACGTAATAGAACACTAGGATGCTAGCTAACTAAACACTAGAGCAACTTAATGAGTATGTGAATAAATGTTCTCATTTCTTAGTAATATAAACACCATTTTAACTTTGCATTTGAATATTCCAGACTGTAATAAGTTCCTTGAAATCTTACATAATCTTGCCTTAGAAATAACATGACTTCTGATACACTTTTCCCATATAATACTGACCTGCAAAGAGGGTTTTACCAGTCAGCATTTCAGCAAAGATGCAGCCTGCAGCCCACATGTCAATGGCTTTAGTATAATTATTAGGAGAAAGTAAAAGCCGTGGAGATCTGTACCATTTGGTAACCAATCCTTCAGAAAGATGACCCTGGAAAAGAAATGCCAAACAGATTTTAATATCCtttagagaaaggggagagaaaaaaatcatcctccaaaaaaagccataaaactctcaattactactTTTGATTTCTAAGCCCATTTTCAAGGCTTAGTATTACTAGAGGCCACAACATTCCCCAAGAGATGGGATTCTCTAAGGCAACCATCACAAAAAGAGCAGAACAAAATATACCGTGAGGCATTAATGGCAAGTCTAGGCCAAGTTCAACTTGTTTCAGAAGAGAAACAAGGTCTCACCACAAGCTTTAAGGAACAGGCTCACTTTGGATCAGAGGAAAAGGTTGGGGAGAGAACACCGCAGCTCCAAGGAGAGATGATTCTCCCACCAACACCCCACTCTTGGTTCACAGGGCTTTGTTCCAGACTCAGAACAGCAGATAACTGCTTGCAGGTCAGAGAACTGGACAGGTGGTCTGCTTAGTGATCCACAGGCTGGAGTAAAGGTCTGGATGTGGCTCCTTCCAGTGCTCTGTCCACACCTCACTAAGCTCTGCAGGGACTCAACATCTATGGTAAAGGTTGTTTATTAATCTGtatggcagagggaggagggaggagagccagTAGCCATACACCACAGAGTAAGCGTTAGGTCAGAGAGCAGCTTGGAAGAATCCGTCCTCCTCTacagtgtgggttccagggaacTAGGTTATCAGGCTTGCTGCAAGGGCCTTTCTGCTGACAgacaccccctctctctttttcaaatGGACAGAAGATAACCAGTAAGACAACATGCATGAATGAAGATCTGTTTGTTTCAGACATGGCTTTGGAAAGCCACATAATCTTCAGAGGTTCTTTGTCACCAAATCAgttctacttttattattttatttcattttattttattgagactaTCTCAATcctagttggcctggaactcactgtgcagaccagactgtccttgacTTAGAGTCATCTATCTCTCCCTACATTAAGATTCTATCTAAGACTTCAGTTTAAAATCAAAAGGCTAGAGTTCTGCTTGGAAGACACTattaagttctttttttgtttgtttgttttggttttggttttgagacagggtttctctatatagccctggctgtcctggaactcactttgtaggccaggctggcctcgaactcagaaatcctcctgcctctgcctcctgagtgctgggattaaaggcatgcgccaccacgcctggcttcactATTAAGTTCTTATATGAAAAAAAGTTGCTTATAAAGGGAAGGTGctatgaagtgatttttttttttggttgtattTAATTGCCAGTTGTTcatgtaaatttaaatttcaaattagaTTTCATTTGAATAATGTATAGCTATAGTGCAGTATAGGATAGTTCAGCATCATCAAATGGACAAAAGACAACTTAAGACTTGGGAAAGCTTTGAATAGAACACTAGACCCAAATAACTAGATAAGAACTTCAATTACAATAACTAATGTAATAACTAAGGCACCACATGCTTGGAATCCCATTATTTAGGAGGATAAAGACAGGGGAGTTTGAGGTTAGGTTAGACTATGCACTAGAATCTTGATTACAAggcaagacccagtctcaaaacataAACCGAAAAGGTTGTACACTTCAGAACTTTactactggggctggagagatggctcagtggtttaaaacacaagatgctcttccagaggttctgagttcaaattccaacaaccacatggtggctcacaatcatctgtaatgggatctgaggcccacttctggtgtgcactcataaataaatttaaaaacaaaaacaaaaaaaacccgaaACACTTTGCctggaagtggtggtgcatgcctttaatcccagcatttgggaggcagagacaggcggatttctgacttcaaggccatcctggtctacagagtgagttccaggacagccagggctatacagagaaaccctgtcttgaaaaaaaaaaaaaaacaaaaaaacaaacaaacaaaaaacaaaacaaaacttcactaCTAACACATGGCCATCCGCTTGAGGAAGTATTTAACTAGGATTCCACTTCACCTTCAATCAAATCCTGGAGCTTTCAAATGGAAGCAGACCTGCATCAGGAAAAGACCCGGCATCAGTTTGGAGGCAGGGTGGAGATAGCTTTCTACGTACCTTATGGGAATAATGAGGATCCATGATCCGTGCCAGGCCAAAGTCACCTATCTTCAGCACCAAGTCTTCAGTGTTAATGAAAAGATTAGCTGGCTTGAGATCTCTGTGCAGTACGTTTGCAGAATGGATATATTTGAGCCCACGTAGCAGCTGATACATGAAAAGCCTGGCATGCTCTTCCAGTAAAGGGCCCTGCTCCAGCACATTCGCCAAGTCTGTCTCCATATACTCCTGAACAATGTAGACGCTGTTCAGCTCCGTAAGAGAGCCCACATCGTCTGTTAACTGGCTTCCACTGGGACCAAGAATTTCAAACACTTTCACAATGTTATCGTGGTCAAGTCTTCTAATAATTTTGATTTCACGGAGAGCATGTTTGACACTCTGGGGATCGGTGAGGACAATTTTCTTGATGGCTACTCTTTTGTCACAGTCATTGTCTACAGCAGAAAAGACCAAGCCATTGCCTCCGCAGCCCAATGGTTTTAAGTCCATGTACCTAGAGCCCAGATCAAAGCCATGAATGTTCATGAGACTTTCGAATTTCTCTGCCATTTTGAAACCCTTACAATTGCCTTTTCCTTTCAAACTGTTGAACTTGTGTAAACAAGGGAGAAAACTGGCATCAAAGGAAAGATCTCTcaaaaagggagaaaagcaatcacGTTCCCACGGCACGATGGTTTCTTGATGTTCATTGCAGATGCCAACCAGGCCCGCTGAGTTCCCCTCAGACTTAAAGCTCAAAAATCTCTATTCATACTGAGAATTAAGAAGATTGCAGTGCTCATAGTTCAAGGAAGGGCAGCAACTCTgcagacatttaaagaaaacactCAAGAAACTCAAACGGAATGAAATGACATACTATGCACTCAGATTTACTATGCTAACCGACTTAACATGGGACAAAACTGTGAATAAATATGCGCCCGGCAGGCCTCCGTGGACATCCTCTCACAGTGCAGATACATTCAGTGTTGGACTGGCCCTGAGCAGCATCCTAAGGCGCTGGAAGCACTCGTTCCCTCCGCTTTCCCGCTTCCTTGCCGCTGTGTTTCAACAGGAAGCCCTGGTGACGTTGGCTGACGGGCGTCTCTTCTTAGTGATCAGGTGGCTCCAGCTCACCACAATCACAGTCAAAGCTACCGTCCATCTTACTCTGATACAACCTGAGGTGGAAACAAAGAAGGGGAGATCACTACCAGCGGAAACACTTCCCATCCGTACAATGACAGGGCAGCGAGGCATTACAGGGACTACAGTAGGCATGGCAACAAACGCCTATAATCTAGGGAGGCCGTGTAAGATGACTGCAtttagttctaggccagcctggactagagaATAAAAGTCTCTCGgtctccgtctgtctgtctctccctccctccattcacccTGGTACACCACAGTTAGTCAAGTGGTTAGTTCCCAGACCTCACAGCACTGAATTCTCTGGGAACAGGCTTACCAAGTTGGCATTTCAGAAACGGCAACCAGGGAACCTGAGAAGATGGGTCAGTGGCTAAGAGGGCTGGCTGTGCAAACAttgacctgagctcaatcctaGTGCCCATATAAAAAGCTTGTAATCCCACACCGTGGGCAGTAGATCAGGAGGACCACTGGACCCTGTTTCAGGGATGTAAGTCAAAGAATGATACAGCAGGATGCCCAATACCACcccctggcctctgcatgagcACAGGCATGTCTGCACAAAACAGGCATGCAAGCAACCCACcccactgccacacacacacacacacacagaaacagacatataCCACAAAATGCCAACCagtatgggaaaaaaaaaaatcacaatttcttatttttgttttgttttgttttgttttgttttgtttttttgagacagggtttctctgtgtagtactgcCTGCCCTGGAGCtctcgctctgtagaccatgctggccttgaactcacagagagctgcatgtctcttcctcccaagcgctgagattaaaggtgtatgccacaccaaaaaaacaaataagccgggcgtggtggcgcacgcctttaatcccaacactcaggaggcagaggcaggcggatttctgagttcgaggccagcctggtctacaaagtgaattcaaggacagacagagctatagagaagccctgtctcgagaaaaaaaaaaaaaaaaaaaggggggtggggtgggggggatgtaTGCCACCAAGCAGGACAACTTGATATGTTTATAGAACTTTTTACAagtaaaattcatttgaaaggttAAATGTTAATAGTGCTTTTCTTTGGAACATTGTGTTATTATCAACTAAGTGTCAGTATCCAGTAAGCAAAGTCTAATGGCACAAGAGG contains:
- the Mapk6 gene encoding mitogen-activated protein kinase 6, with product MAEKFESLMNIHGFDLGSRYMDLKPLGCGGNGLVFSAVDNDCDKRVAIKKIVLTDPQSVKHALREIKIIRRLDHDNIVKVFEILGPSGSQLTDDVGSLTELNSVYIVQEYMETDLANVLEQGPLLEEHARLFMYQLLRGLKYIHSANVLHRDLKPANLFINTEDLVLKIGDFGLARIMDPHYSHKGHLSEGLVTKWYRSPRLLLSPNNYTKAIDMWAAGCIFAEMLTGKTLFAGAHELEQMQLILESIPVVHEEDRQELLSVIPVYIRNDMTEPHRPLTQLLPGISREALDFLEQILTFSPMDRLTAEEALSHPYMSIYSFPTDEPISSHPFHIEDEVDDILLMDETHSHIYNWERYHDCQFSEHDWPIHNNFDIDEVQLDPRALSDVTDEEEVQVDPRKYLDGDREKYLEDPAFDTSYSAEPCWQYPDHHENKYCDLECGHTCNYKTRSSSYLDNLVWRESEVNHYYEPKLIIDLSNWKEQSKEKSDKRGKSKCERNGLVKAQIALEEASQQLAERERGQGFDFDSFIAGTIQLSAQHQSADVVDKLNDLNSSVSQLELKSLLSKSVSREKQEKGRANLAQLEALYQSSWDSQFVSGGEECFLISQFCCEVRKDEHAEKENTYTSYLDKFFSRKEDSEMLETEPVEEGKHGERGREAGLLNGSGEFLLSKQLESIGTPQFHSPVGSPLKSIQATLTPSAMKSSPQIPHKTYSSILKHLN